In Lacerta agilis isolate rLacAgi1 chromosome 8, rLacAgi1.pri, whole genome shotgun sequence, one genomic interval encodes:
- the BSDC1 gene encoding BSD domain-containing protein 1 isoform X6 yields MRCGFFRGTGCGGEREDGGWWRSWLQQSLQTVKDKTESSSGATEKVRKGLSNFLGVISDTFAPSPDMTIDCDVITLMATPSGTTELYDSAKARLYSLQSDPATYCNEPDGPSQLFEAWLLHFNLEEKKGEISELLVNSPSIRSLYSKMVPVAVSHSEFWQRYFYKVHQLEQEEVRREVLKQRAEQSVHSEEPGWEEEEEEFLGSSSSQSYACSQSPQEVKPASPTSAAVLTPTLEASVESWAMLSTAPAEVTPSESSESISLVTQVANPAAAAASPAVPLQTGAQLSGAGDISQRLQEATAEEQTSFAKPAEPAHPSPAAPEAKPSPEQPKEQAEAKPVSRTETLREDGPMDLRLFELNSDSGKSTPSNNGKKGSSTDISEDWEKDFDLDMTEEEVQLALSKMDVSGEIEDEEWEDWE; encoded by the exons ATGAGGTGTGGGTTTTTCAGGGGAACAGGTTGCGGAGGAGAAAG GGAAGATGGAGGCTGGTGGAGGAGCTGGCTACAGCAAAGCCTTCAGACAGTCAAAGATAAG ACGGAAAGTTCCTCGGGTGCGACAGAGAAAGTGAGAAAAGGGCTCTCCAACTTCCTGGGCGTTATCTCCGACACATTTGCACCTTCACCAGATATGACCATTGACTGTGACGTCATAACCCTGATGGCGACCCCTTCTGGAACAACAGAGTTATACGACAGTGCCAAG GCTCGGTTGTACAGCCTTCAGTCTGACCCAGCCACCTATTGCAATGAACCTGATG gaccctctcagctctttgaggCCTGGCTATTGCACTTCAACCTAGAGGAGAAGAAAGGGGAGATCTCGGAGCTGCTGGTGAACAGCCCTTCCATCCGCTCTCTCTACTCCAAGATG GTGCCAGTGGCTGTGTCCCATTCTGAATTCTGGCAACGCTACTTCTACAAAGTCCATCAGCTGGAGCAG GAGGAGGTCCGGAGAGAGGTTTTGAAGCAGCGAGCAGAACAAAGTGTTCACTCAGAGGAGCCAggctgggaagaggaagaag AGGAATTCCTTGGGTCATCCTCCTCCCAATCTTATGCCTGCTCACAATCTCCCCAAGAGGTGAAGCCAGCTTCCCCCACCTCTGCAGCAGTGCTCACTCCAACCTTGGAGGCATCGGTGGAAAGCTGGGCTATGCTGAGCACTGCCCCGGCAGAGGTGACTCCATCTGAAAGCAGCGAAAGCATCTCTTTGGTGACTCAGGTTGCaaaccctgctgctgctgctgcttcacctgCTGTGCCCTTACAGACTGGAGCTCAGCTCTCTGGGGCAGGGGACATCTCTCAGAGGCTGCAGGAAGCTACCGCAGAGGAGCAGACCTCATTTGCAAAGCCAGCAGAGCCTGCACATCCTTCCCCAGCTGCTCCAGAGGCGAAGCCGTCCCCAGAGCAGCCCAAGGAGCAAGCGGAGGCCAAGCCAGTGAGCAGGACAGAGACTCTGCGAGAAGACGGGCCAATGGATCTGCGACTCTTTGAACTCAACTCCGACAGTGGGAAATCCACTCCCTCGAACAATGGGAAGAAAG GCTCCAGCACAGATATTAGTGAGGACTGGGAAAAGGACTTTGACCTGGACATGACTGAAGAAGAGGTGCAGTTGGCCCTCTCCAAGATGGACGTCTCTGGGGAG ATAGAAGATGAAGAATGGGAAGACTGGGAATAA
- the BSDC1 gene encoding BSD domain-containing protein 1 isoform X3 translates to MAEGFICLSCNREDGGWWRSWLQQSLQTVKDKSTEALEFMKRDLTEFTQVVQHDTACTIAATASVVKEKLATESSSGATEKVRKGLSNFLGVISDTFAPSPDMTIDCDVITLMATPSGTTELYDSAKARLYSLQSDPATYCNEPDGPSQLFEAWLLHFNLEEKKGEISELLVNSPSIRSLYSKMVPVAVSHSEFWQRYFYKVHQLEQEEVRREVLKQRAEQSVHSEEPGWEEEEEEFLGSSSSQSYACSQSPQEVKPASPTSAAVLTPTLEASVESWAMLSTAPAEVTPSESSESISLVTQVANPAAAAASPAVPLQTGAQLSGAGDISQRLQEATAEEQTSFAKPAEPAHPSPAAPEAKPSPEQPKEQAEAKPVSRTETLREDGPMDLRLFELNSDSGKSTPSNNGKKGSSTDISEDWEKDFDLDMTEEEVQLALSKMDVSGEIEDEEWEDWE, encoded by the exons ATGGCGGAAGG CTTCATATGTTTGTCCTGTAATAGGGAAGATGGAGGCTGGTGGAGGAGCTGGCTACAGCAAAGCCTTCAGACAGTCAAAGATAAG TCCACAGAGGCCTTGGAGTTCATGAAACGTGACCTGACCGAGTTCACGCAAGTGGTCCAGCATGACACAGCCTGCACCATTGCTGCCACTGCCAGTGTGGTCAAGGAGAAGCTGGCT ACGGAAAGTTCCTCGGGTGCGACAGAGAAAGTGAGAAAAGGGCTCTCCAACTTCCTGGGCGTTATCTCCGACACATTTGCACCTTCACCAGATATGACCATTGACTGTGACGTCATAACCCTGATGGCGACCCCTTCTGGAACAACAGAGTTATACGACAGTGCCAAG GCTCGGTTGTACAGCCTTCAGTCTGACCCAGCCACCTATTGCAATGAACCTGATG gaccctctcagctctttgaggCCTGGCTATTGCACTTCAACCTAGAGGAGAAGAAAGGGGAGATCTCGGAGCTGCTGGTGAACAGCCCTTCCATCCGCTCTCTCTACTCCAAGATG GTGCCAGTGGCTGTGTCCCATTCTGAATTCTGGCAACGCTACTTCTACAAAGTCCATCAGCTGGAGCAG GAGGAGGTCCGGAGAGAGGTTTTGAAGCAGCGAGCAGAACAAAGTGTTCACTCAGAGGAGCCAggctgggaagaggaagaag AGGAATTCCTTGGGTCATCCTCCTCCCAATCTTATGCCTGCTCACAATCTCCCCAAGAGGTGAAGCCAGCTTCCCCCACCTCTGCAGCAGTGCTCACTCCAACCTTGGAGGCATCGGTGGAAAGCTGGGCTATGCTGAGCACTGCCCCGGCAGAGGTGACTCCATCTGAAAGCAGCGAAAGCATCTCTTTGGTGACTCAGGTTGCaaaccctgctgctgctgctgcttcacctgCTGTGCCCTTACAGACTGGAGCTCAGCTCTCTGGGGCAGGGGACATCTCTCAGAGGCTGCAGGAAGCTACCGCAGAGGAGCAGACCTCATTTGCAAAGCCAGCAGAGCCTGCACATCCTTCCCCAGCTGCTCCAGAGGCGAAGCCGTCCCCAGAGCAGCCCAAGGAGCAAGCGGAGGCCAAGCCAGTGAGCAGGACAGAGACTCTGCGAGAAGACGGGCCAATGGATCTGCGACTCTTTGAACTCAACTCCGACAGTGGGAAATCCACTCCCTCGAACAATGGGAAGAAAG GCTCCAGCACAGATATTAGTGAGGACTGGGAAAAGGACTTTGACCTGGACATGACTGAAGAAGAGGTGCAGTTGGCCCTCTCCAAGATGGACGTCTCTGGGGAG ATAGAAGATGAAGAATGGGAAGACTGGGAATAA
- the BSDC1 gene encoding BSD domain-containing protein 1 isoform X4, with translation MAEGEDGGWWRSWLQQSLQTVKDKSTEALEFMKRDLTEFTQVVQHDTACTIAATASVVKEKLATESSSGATEKVRKGLSNFLGVISDTFAPSPDMTIDCDVITLMATPSGTTELYDSAKARLYSLQSDPATYCNEPDGPSQLFEAWLLHFNLEEKKGEISELLVNSPSIRSLYSKMVPVAVSHSEFWQRYFYKVHQLEQEEVRREVLKQRAEQSVHSEEPGWEEEEEEFLGSSSSQSYACSQSPQEVKPASPTSAAVLTPTLEASVESWAMLSTAPAEVTPSESSESISLVTQVANPAAAAASPAVPLQTGAQLSGAGDISQRLQEATAEEQTSFAKPAEPAHPSPAAPEAKPSPEQPKEQAEAKPVSRTETLREDGPMDLRLFELNSDSGKSTPSNNGKKGSSTDISEDWEKDFDLDMTEEEVQLALSKMDVSGEIEDEEWEDWE, from the exons ATGGCGGAAGG GGAAGATGGAGGCTGGTGGAGGAGCTGGCTACAGCAAAGCCTTCAGACAGTCAAAGATAAG TCCACAGAGGCCTTGGAGTTCATGAAACGTGACCTGACCGAGTTCACGCAAGTGGTCCAGCATGACACAGCCTGCACCATTGCTGCCACTGCCAGTGTGGTCAAGGAGAAGCTGGCT ACGGAAAGTTCCTCGGGTGCGACAGAGAAAGTGAGAAAAGGGCTCTCCAACTTCCTGGGCGTTATCTCCGACACATTTGCACCTTCACCAGATATGACCATTGACTGTGACGTCATAACCCTGATGGCGACCCCTTCTGGAACAACAGAGTTATACGACAGTGCCAAG GCTCGGTTGTACAGCCTTCAGTCTGACCCAGCCACCTATTGCAATGAACCTGATG gaccctctcagctctttgaggCCTGGCTATTGCACTTCAACCTAGAGGAGAAGAAAGGGGAGATCTCGGAGCTGCTGGTGAACAGCCCTTCCATCCGCTCTCTCTACTCCAAGATG GTGCCAGTGGCTGTGTCCCATTCTGAATTCTGGCAACGCTACTTCTACAAAGTCCATCAGCTGGAGCAG GAGGAGGTCCGGAGAGAGGTTTTGAAGCAGCGAGCAGAACAAAGTGTTCACTCAGAGGAGCCAggctgggaagaggaagaag AGGAATTCCTTGGGTCATCCTCCTCCCAATCTTATGCCTGCTCACAATCTCCCCAAGAGGTGAAGCCAGCTTCCCCCACCTCTGCAGCAGTGCTCACTCCAACCTTGGAGGCATCGGTGGAAAGCTGGGCTATGCTGAGCACTGCCCCGGCAGAGGTGACTCCATCTGAAAGCAGCGAAAGCATCTCTTTGGTGACTCAGGTTGCaaaccctgctgctgctgctgcttcacctgCTGTGCCCTTACAGACTGGAGCTCAGCTCTCTGGGGCAGGGGACATCTCTCAGAGGCTGCAGGAAGCTACCGCAGAGGAGCAGACCTCATTTGCAAAGCCAGCAGAGCCTGCACATCCTTCCCCAGCTGCTCCAGAGGCGAAGCCGTCCCCAGAGCAGCCCAAGGAGCAAGCGGAGGCCAAGCCAGTGAGCAGGACAGAGACTCTGCGAGAAGACGGGCCAATGGATCTGCGACTCTTTGAACTCAACTCCGACAGTGGGAAATCCACTCCCTCGAACAATGGGAAGAAAG GCTCCAGCACAGATATTAGTGAGGACTGGGAAAAGGACTTTGACCTGGACATGACTGAAGAAGAGGTGCAGTTGGCCCTCTCCAAGATGGACGTCTCTGGGGAG ATAGAAGATGAAGAATGGGAAGACTGGGAATAA
- the BSDC1 gene encoding BSD domain-containing protein 1 isoform X7 — MAEGEDGGWWRSWLQQSLQTVKDKTESSSGATEKVRKGLSNFLGVISDTFAPSPDMTIDCDVITLMATPSGTTELYDSAKARLYSLQSDPATYCNEPDGPSQLFEAWLLHFNLEEKKGEISELLVNSPSIRSLYSKMVPVAVSHSEFWQRYFYKVHQLEQEEVRREVLKQRAEQSVHSEEPGWEEEEEEFLGSSSSQSYACSQSPQEVKPASPTSAAVLTPTLEASVESWAMLSTAPAEVTPSESSESISLVTQVANPAAAAASPAVPLQTGAQLSGAGDISQRLQEATAEEQTSFAKPAEPAHPSPAAPEAKPSPEQPKEQAEAKPVSRTETLREDGPMDLRLFELNSDSGKSTPSNNGKKGSSTDISEDWEKDFDLDMTEEEVQLALSKMDVSGEIEDEEWEDWE; from the exons ATGGCGGAAGG GGAAGATGGAGGCTGGTGGAGGAGCTGGCTACAGCAAAGCCTTCAGACAGTCAAAGATAAG ACGGAAAGTTCCTCGGGTGCGACAGAGAAAGTGAGAAAAGGGCTCTCCAACTTCCTGGGCGTTATCTCCGACACATTTGCACCTTCACCAGATATGACCATTGACTGTGACGTCATAACCCTGATGGCGACCCCTTCTGGAACAACAGAGTTATACGACAGTGCCAAG GCTCGGTTGTACAGCCTTCAGTCTGACCCAGCCACCTATTGCAATGAACCTGATG gaccctctcagctctttgaggCCTGGCTATTGCACTTCAACCTAGAGGAGAAGAAAGGGGAGATCTCGGAGCTGCTGGTGAACAGCCCTTCCATCCGCTCTCTCTACTCCAAGATG GTGCCAGTGGCTGTGTCCCATTCTGAATTCTGGCAACGCTACTTCTACAAAGTCCATCAGCTGGAGCAG GAGGAGGTCCGGAGAGAGGTTTTGAAGCAGCGAGCAGAACAAAGTGTTCACTCAGAGGAGCCAggctgggaagaggaagaag AGGAATTCCTTGGGTCATCCTCCTCCCAATCTTATGCCTGCTCACAATCTCCCCAAGAGGTGAAGCCAGCTTCCCCCACCTCTGCAGCAGTGCTCACTCCAACCTTGGAGGCATCGGTGGAAAGCTGGGCTATGCTGAGCACTGCCCCGGCAGAGGTGACTCCATCTGAAAGCAGCGAAAGCATCTCTTTGGTGACTCAGGTTGCaaaccctgctgctgctgctgcttcacctgCTGTGCCCTTACAGACTGGAGCTCAGCTCTCTGGGGCAGGGGACATCTCTCAGAGGCTGCAGGAAGCTACCGCAGAGGAGCAGACCTCATTTGCAAAGCCAGCAGAGCCTGCACATCCTTCCCCAGCTGCTCCAGAGGCGAAGCCGTCCCCAGAGCAGCCCAAGGAGCAAGCGGAGGCCAAGCCAGTGAGCAGGACAGAGACTCTGCGAGAAGACGGGCCAATGGATCTGCGACTCTTTGAACTCAACTCCGACAGTGGGAAATCCACTCCCTCGAACAATGGGAAGAAAG GCTCCAGCACAGATATTAGTGAGGACTGGGAAAAGGACTTTGACCTGGACATGACTGAAGAAGAGGTGCAGTTGGCCCTCTCCAAGATGGACGTCTCTGGGGAG ATAGAAGATGAAGAATGGGAAGACTGGGAATAA
- the BSDC1 gene encoding BSD domain-containing protein 1 isoform X8: MTIDCDVITLMATPSGTTELYDSAKARLYSLQSDPATYCNEPDGPSQLFEAWLLHFNLEEKKGEISELLVNSPSIRSLYSKMVPVAVSHSEFWQRYFYKVHQLEQEEVRREVLKQRAEQSVHSEEPGWEEEEEEFLGSSSSQSYACSQSPQEVKPASPTSAAVLTPTLEASVESWAMLSTAPAEVTPSESSESISLVTQVANPAAAAASPAVPLQTGAQLSGAGDISQRLQEATAEEQTSFAKPAEPAHPSPAAPEAKPSPEQPKEQAEAKPVSRTETLREDGPMDLRLFELNSDSGKSTPSNNGKKGSSTDISEDWEKDFDLDMTEEEVQLALSKMDVSGEIEDEEWEDWE; the protein is encoded by the exons ATGACCATTGACTGTGACGTCATAACCCTGATGGCGACCCCTTCTGGAACAACAGAGTTATACGACAGTGCCAAG GCTCGGTTGTACAGCCTTCAGTCTGACCCAGCCACCTATTGCAATGAACCTGATG gaccctctcagctctttgaggCCTGGCTATTGCACTTCAACCTAGAGGAGAAGAAAGGGGAGATCTCGGAGCTGCTGGTGAACAGCCCTTCCATCCGCTCTCTCTACTCCAAGATG GTGCCAGTGGCTGTGTCCCATTCTGAATTCTGGCAACGCTACTTCTACAAAGTCCATCAGCTGGAGCAG GAGGAGGTCCGGAGAGAGGTTTTGAAGCAGCGAGCAGAACAAAGTGTTCACTCAGAGGAGCCAggctgggaagaggaagaag AGGAATTCCTTGGGTCATCCTCCTCCCAATCTTATGCCTGCTCACAATCTCCCCAAGAGGTGAAGCCAGCTTCCCCCACCTCTGCAGCAGTGCTCACTCCAACCTTGGAGGCATCGGTGGAAAGCTGGGCTATGCTGAGCACTGCCCCGGCAGAGGTGACTCCATCTGAAAGCAGCGAAAGCATCTCTTTGGTGACTCAGGTTGCaaaccctgctgctgctgctgcttcacctgCTGTGCCCTTACAGACTGGAGCTCAGCTCTCTGGGGCAGGGGACATCTCTCAGAGGCTGCAGGAAGCTACCGCAGAGGAGCAGACCTCATTTGCAAAGCCAGCAGAGCCTGCACATCCTTCCCCAGCTGCTCCAGAGGCGAAGCCGTCCCCAGAGCAGCCCAAGGAGCAAGCGGAGGCCAAGCCAGTGAGCAGGACAGAGACTCTGCGAGAAGACGGGCCAATGGATCTGCGACTCTTTGAACTCAACTCCGACAGTGGGAAATCCACTCCCTCGAACAATGGGAAGAAAG GCTCCAGCACAGATATTAGTGAGGACTGGGAAAAGGACTTTGACCTGGACATGACTGAAGAAGAGGTGCAGTTGGCCCTCTCCAAGATGGACGTCTCTGGGGAG ATAGAAGATGAAGAATGGGAAGACTGGGAATAA
- the BSDC1 gene encoding BSD domain-containing protein 1 isoform X2 has protein sequence MRCGFFRGTGCGGEREDGGWWRSWLQQSLQTVKDKSTEALEFMKRDLTEFTQVVQHDTACTIAATASVVKEKLATESSSGATEKVRKGLSNFLGVISDTFAPSPDMTIDCDVITLMATPSGTTELYDSAKARLYSLQSDPATYCNEPDGPSQLFEAWLLHFNLEEKKGEISELLVNSPSIRSLYSKMVPVAVSHSEFWQRYFYKVHQLEQEEVRREVLKQRAEQSVHSEEPGWEEEEEEFLGSSSSQSYACSQSPQEVKPASPTSAAVLTPTLEASVESWAMLSTAPAEVTPSESSESISLVTQVANPAAAAASPAVPLQTGAQLSGAGDISQRLQEATAEEQTSFAKPAEPAHPSPAAPEAKPSPEQPKEQAEAKPVSRTETLREDGPMDLRLFELNSDSGKSTPSNNGKKGSSTDISEDWEKDFDLDMTEEEVQLALSKMDVSGEIEDEEWEDWE, from the exons ATGAGGTGTGGGTTTTTCAGGGGAACAGGTTGCGGAGGAGAAAG GGAAGATGGAGGCTGGTGGAGGAGCTGGCTACAGCAAAGCCTTCAGACAGTCAAAGATAAG TCCACAGAGGCCTTGGAGTTCATGAAACGTGACCTGACCGAGTTCACGCAAGTGGTCCAGCATGACACAGCCTGCACCATTGCTGCCACTGCCAGTGTGGTCAAGGAGAAGCTGGCT ACGGAAAGTTCCTCGGGTGCGACAGAGAAAGTGAGAAAAGGGCTCTCCAACTTCCTGGGCGTTATCTCCGACACATTTGCACCTTCACCAGATATGACCATTGACTGTGACGTCATAACCCTGATGGCGACCCCTTCTGGAACAACAGAGTTATACGACAGTGCCAAG GCTCGGTTGTACAGCCTTCAGTCTGACCCAGCCACCTATTGCAATGAACCTGATG gaccctctcagctctttgaggCCTGGCTATTGCACTTCAACCTAGAGGAGAAGAAAGGGGAGATCTCGGAGCTGCTGGTGAACAGCCCTTCCATCCGCTCTCTCTACTCCAAGATG GTGCCAGTGGCTGTGTCCCATTCTGAATTCTGGCAACGCTACTTCTACAAAGTCCATCAGCTGGAGCAG GAGGAGGTCCGGAGAGAGGTTTTGAAGCAGCGAGCAGAACAAAGTGTTCACTCAGAGGAGCCAggctgggaagaggaagaag AGGAATTCCTTGGGTCATCCTCCTCCCAATCTTATGCCTGCTCACAATCTCCCCAAGAGGTGAAGCCAGCTTCCCCCACCTCTGCAGCAGTGCTCACTCCAACCTTGGAGGCATCGGTGGAAAGCTGGGCTATGCTGAGCACTGCCCCGGCAGAGGTGACTCCATCTGAAAGCAGCGAAAGCATCTCTTTGGTGACTCAGGTTGCaaaccctgctgctgctgctgcttcacctgCTGTGCCCTTACAGACTGGAGCTCAGCTCTCTGGGGCAGGGGACATCTCTCAGAGGCTGCAGGAAGCTACCGCAGAGGAGCAGACCTCATTTGCAAAGCCAGCAGAGCCTGCACATCCTTCCCCAGCTGCTCCAGAGGCGAAGCCGTCCCCAGAGCAGCCCAAGGAGCAAGCGGAGGCCAAGCCAGTGAGCAGGACAGAGACTCTGCGAGAAGACGGGCCAATGGATCTGCGACTCTTTGAACTCAACTCCGACAGTGGGAAATCCACTCCCTCGAACAATGGGAAGAAAG GCTCCAGCACAGATATTAGTGAGGACTGGGAAAAGGACTTTGACCTGGACATGACTGAAGAAGAGGTGCAGTTGGCCCTCTCCAAGATGGACGTCTCTGGGGAG ATAGAAGATGAAGAATGGGAAGACTGGGAATAA
- the BSDC1 gene encoding BSD domain-containing protein 1 isoform X1 — protein MRCGFFRGTGCGGESFICLSCNREDGGWWRSWLQQSLQTVKDKSTEALEFMKRDLTEFTQVVQHDTACTIAATASVVKEKLATESSSGATEKVRKGLSNFLGVISDTFAPSPDMTIDCDVITLMATPSGTTELYDSAKARLYSLQSDPATYCNEPDGPSQLFEAWLLHFNLEEKKGEISELLVNSPSIRSLYSKMVPVAVSHSEFWQRYFYKVHQLEQEEVRREVLKQRAEQSVHSEEPGWEEEEEEFLGSSSSQSYACSQSPQEVKPASPTSAAVLTPTLEASVESWAMLSTAPAEVTPSESSESISLVTQVANPAAAAASPAVPLQTGAQLSGAGDISQRLQEATAEEQTSFAKPAEPAHPSPAAPEAKPSPEQPKEQAEAKPVSRTETLREDGPMDLRLFELNSDSGKSTPSNNGKKGSSTDISEDWEKDFDLDMTEEEVQLALSKMDVSGEIEDEEWEDWE, from the exons ATGAGGTGTGGGTTTTTCAGGGGAACAGGTTGCGGAGGAGAAAG CTTCATATGTTTGTCCTGTAATAGGGAAGATGGAGGCTGGTGGAGGAGCTGGCTACAGCAAAGCCTTCAGACAGTCAAAGATAAG TCCACAGAGGCCTTGGAGTTCATGAAACGTGACCTGACCGAGTTCACGCAAGTGGTCCAGCATGACACAGCCTGCACCATTGCTGCCACTGCCAGTGTGGTCAAGGAGAAGCTGGCT ACGGAAAGTTCCTCGGGTGCGACAGAGAAAGTGAGAAAAGGGCTCTCCAACTTCCTGGGCGTTATCTCCGACACATTTGCACCTTCACCAGATATGACCATTGACTGTGACGTCATAACCCTGATGGCGACCCCTTCTGGAACAACAGAGTTATACGACAGTGCCAAG GCTCGGTTGTACAGCCTTCAGTCTGACCCAGCCACCTATTGCAATGAACCTGATG gaccctctcagctctttgaggCCTGGCTATTGCACTTCAACCTAGAGGAGAAGAAAGGGGAGATCTCGGAGCTGCTGGTGAACAGCCCTTCCATCCGCTCTCTCTACTCCAAGATG GTGCCAGTGGCTGTGTCCCATTCTGAATTCTGGCAACGCTACTTCTACAAAGTCCATCAGCTGGAGCAG GAGGAGGTCCGGAGAGAGGTTTTGAAGCAGCGAGCAGAACAAAGTGTTCACTCAGAGGAGCCAggctgggaagaggaagaag AGGAATTCCTTGGGTCATCCTCCTCCCAATCTTATGCCTGCTCACAATCTCCCCAAGAGGTGAAGCCAGCTTCCCCCACCTCTGCAGCAGTGCTCACTCCAACCTTGGAGGCATCGGTGGAAAGCTGGGCTATGCTGAGCACTGCCCCGGCAGAGGTGACTCCATCTGAAAGCAGCGAAAGCATCTCTTTGGTGACTCAGGTTGCaaaccctgctgctgctgctgcttcacctgCTGTGCCCTTACAGACTGGAGCTCAGCTCTCTGGGGCAGGGGACATCTCTCAGAGGCTGCAGGAAGCTACCGCAGAGGAGCAGACCTCATTTGCAAAGCCAGCAGAGCCTGCACATCCTTCCCCAGCTGCTCCAGAGGCGAAGCCGTCCCCAGAGCAGCCCAAGGAGCAAGCGGAGGCCAAGCCAGTGAGCAGGACAGAGACTCTGCGAGAAGACGGGCCAATGGATCTGCGACTCTTTGAACTCAACTCCGACAGTGGGAAATCCACTCCCTCGAACAATGGGAAGAAAG GCTCCAGCACAGATATTAGTGAGGACTGGGAAAAGGACTTTGACCTGGACATGACTGAAGAAGAGGTGCAGTTGGCCCTCTCCAAGATGGACGTCTCTGGGGAG ATAGAAGATGAAGAATGGGAAGACTGGGAATAA
- the BSDC1 gene encoding BSD domain-containing protein 1 isoform X5: MRCGFFRGTGCGGESFICLSCNREDGGWWRSWLQQSLQTVKDKTESSSGATEKVRKGLSNFLGVISDTFAPSPDMTIDCDVITLMATPSGTTELYDSAKARLYSLQSDPATYCNEPDGPSQLFEAWLLHFNLEEKKGEISELLVNSPSIRSLYSKMVPVAVSHSEFWQRYFYKVHQLEQEEVRREVLKQRAEQSVHSEEPGWEEEEEEFLGSSSSQSYACSQSPQEVKPASPTSAAVLTPTLEASVESWAMLSTAPAEVTPSESSESISLVTQVANPAAAAASPAVPLQTGAQLSGAGDISQRLQEATAEEQTSFAKPAEPAHPSPAAPEAKPSPEQPKEQAEAKPVSRTETLREDGPMDLRLFELNSDSGKSTPSNNGKKGSSTDISEDWEKDFDLDMTEEEVQLALSKMDVSGEIEDEEWEDWE, translated from the exons ATGAGGTGTGGGTTTTTCAGGGGAACAGGTTGCGGAGGAGAAAG CTTCATATGTTTGTCCTGTAATAGGGAAGATGGAGGCTGGTGGAGGAGCTGGCTACAGCAAAGCCTTCAGACAGTCAAAGATAAG ACGGAAAGTTCCTCGGGTGCGACAGAGAAAGTGAGAAAAGGGCTCTCCAACTTCCTGGGCGTTATCTCCGACACATTTGCACCTTCACCAGATATGACCATTGACTGTGACGTCATAACCCTGATGGCGACCCCTTCTGGAACAACAGAGTTATACGACAGTGCCAAG GCTCGGTTGTACAGCCTTCAGTCTGACCCAGCCACCTATTGCAATGAACCTGATG gaccctctcagctctttgaggCCTGGCTATTGCACTTCAACCTAGAGGAGAAGAAAGGGGAGATCTCGGAGCTGCTGGTGAACAGCCCTTCCATCCGCTCTCTCTACTCCAAGATG GTGCCAGTGGCTGTGTCCCATTCTGAATTCTGGCAACGCTACTTCTACAAAGTCCATCAGCTGGAGCAG GAGGAGGTCCGGAGAGAGGTTTTGAAGCAGCGAGCAGAACAAAGTGTTCACTCAGAGGAGCCAggctgggaagaggaagaag AGGAATTCCTTGGGTCATCCTCCTCCCAATCTTATGCCTGCTCACAATCTCCCCAAGAGGTGAAGCCAGCTTCCCCCACCTCTGCAGCAGTGCTCACTCCAACCTTGGAGGCATCGGTGGAAAGCTGGGCTATGCTGAGCACTGCCCCGGCAGAGGTGACTCCATCTGAAAGCAGCGAAAGCATCTCTTTGGTGACTCAGGTTGCaaaccctgctgctgctgctgcttcacctgCTGTGCCCTTACAGACTGGAGCTCAGCTCTCTGGGGCAGGGGACATCTCTCAGAGGCTGCAGGAAGCTACCGCAGAGGAGCAGACCTCATTTGCAAAGCCAGCAGAGCCTGCACATCCTTCCCCAGCTGCTCCAGAGGCGAAGCCGTCCCCAGAGCAGCCCAAGGAGCAAGCGGAGGCCAAGCCAGTGAGCAGGACAGAGACTCTGCGAGAAGACGGGCCAATGGATCTGCGACTCTTTGAACTCAACTCCGACAGTGGGAAATCCACTCCCTCGAACAATGGGAAGAAAG GCTCCAGCACAGATATTAGTGAGGACTGGGAAAAGGACTTTGACCTGGACATGACTGAAGAAGAGGTGCAGTTGGCCCTCTCCAAGATGGACGTCTCTGGGGAG ATAGAAGATGAAGAATGGGAAGACTGGGAATAA